The segment GCTGGAACACAGCGAATGCGACTGTTTCAGCAACAGAGCTTCTCGCAGGAACAGATCTTTGCGCTTGGGTGCTTTTGCGTCCAGAACAAAGTTTACGCCGCCAGTGACCAGCTTTGCCATCATCAACGGAGAACCGCCAATAAATCCGCTGAAATCAAAGCCGTGCAACAAATCTTTGCACACCTGAAGCTTTTCCTGAAACTTTGGATAAGCAACTTTGGCAATGTCCATATCGCCATATCGGGACTGGTCACGCTTGGTATACTCCTTCATAGCGGCTTTGAGGGCAGACGCAATGCCAACGTAATCTACAATCAAGCCGCCCTCTTTGTCCTTAAACACGCGGTTGACACGCGCGATGGCCTGCATCAGATTGTATCCGTGCATTGGCTTGTAAACATACATCGTGGCCAGTGAAGGCACATCAAAACCTGTCAGCCACATATCCACAACAATGGCAATCTTCATCGGGTCATCGTTGTCTTTGAATTTCCGGGCAAGTTCTTCTTTGTGAGATTTTGTGCCGATGATTTCTTTCCAATCCTCCGGGTCATTGTTGCCACCAGTCATAACTACGCCGATTTTTTCGTTCCATGTCGGGCGCAGCTCCAGAAGTTTTCGATAAATCTTCATCGCAATCGGGCGCGAATACGCCACGATCATCGCCTTGCCCGTCAAAAGATTAGCGCGGTACTTTTCGTAATGGTTGACAATATCTTCGCACAGGGATTGAATGGTAGACTCTGCTCCCAACACACTCTCCATCTGCCCCAACATCTTTTTGCTTTTTTCAATCGTTGCAGCGTCCGATTGCTGTTCCAGCGCATCGTAGGTCGCATCAATCAAGGCCAGCGTATTTTGGTCAAGGTGGAGTTTGATAACACGGCTCTCATAGTAAACCGGACGCGTTGCGCCATCTTCCACCGCCTGTGTCATATCATAAATATCGATATAATCACCAAAAACTTCACGCGTATTTCTATCTTTTGCCGAAATAGGTGTTCCTGTAAAGCCTATGTAAGTTGCATTCGGCAGGGCATCATGAATGATACGGGCATTGCCAATGACCGTATGTGCTTCTTTTTCACCCTGTTCATTTTCTTTGATGACAATTTTTTCATCAAAACCATACTGTCCACGGTGGGCTTCATCCGCCATTACCACAATATTTCTACGTTCGGACAGTGGCTTCTCGCCACGCTCAAACTTGAACATCGTGGTGAAGATAATGCCGTTTGCTTTTCGACCATCCAGCAGCTTGCTTAGATTTTCCTTGCTGGTTGCCTGTACAGGTATCTGGCGCAAAAACGGCGCACACTTGGCGAACTGCGTGTAGAGCTGATCGTCAAGGTCAATGCGGTCCGTCATCACAACGATGGTGGGGCTATCCAAAGCTTCTTGCAGTAAATGGGCGTAGAATACCATCGACAGCGATTTCCCGCTGCCCTGCGTATGCCAGAACACACCACCCTTGCCATCCGTTTTAGTGGCAATCTTGGCCTTTTCGATAGCTTTTCGCACTGCAAAATACTGGTGGTATCCAGCCAAAATTTTAATCGGCTTCTGCCCATCGCCGGAAAACAGGATAAAATTTTTCAGAATATCTAGCAACCGGGCTTTCTGGAACATCCCCTCATAGAAGGTATCAAACTGCGCATACGCCGTATTTTCGTAATCGCCATCCTTTGTTTTCCACTCCATAAAACGGTCAAGTCCAGAAGTGATTGTTCCCGCCTTATTGGTCGAAAGGTCACTGATTACGCAGACAGCATTATAGTAGAACATTGAAGGAATATCCTTCATATAGTTTCGAATCTGGTTGTATGCGTTTTCTGCGCCCACTTCGTCCTTAGAAGGGCTTTTCAGTTCGATCAAAACCAACGGCAAACCATTGATAAACAAAATAATATCCGGGCGGCGGTTGTTTCCATTTTCCACGAAGGTATACTGGTTTACCACATAGAAATCATTTTTGTCTGCATCTATGTAATCAATCAGCTTTACTACCGAAGACCGTTCTTCACCCTTGACTGCGTATTTGACCGTGATACCGTTTTGCAGATAGTCCATAAAGACAATATTCTTCTGCAACAGGCTTCCCGCATCAAAATCATTCAGCTTTAAAATGGCTTCATCAATTGCCACAGCCGGAAGGCTGCGATTCAGCCTCACCAGACAATCCCGCAAAACATCGTCCAGCAGAGGGCGGCTGTAATCCGTCCGGTTCATATCGGGAGCATAAATGTGGGTGTAGTCCATGTTCTCAAACAATTCGATTATGGCTTGTTCAAAGGTGTCTTCATTGAAAAGCATATTCTTTCTCCGCCAATAAATCAATCTTGATTTTTTTCGAGTTCTTTTGTGATGGCATCAACTATATCGTCAATGATTGACTTTGACACAGTTTTTGCCATAGGGCGTTCCATCGATGCATATTTCTGTAAGGCATCTGCTAAAGCTTTTCGTGCCTTACTCTGCCCGATTTCTTTGTTGTACCAATCAGGAATCAAGCTTTCCTGAACTGCAACATAGCATTCATCAAAAAGAATCGGATTGATTTTCTCTTTCAAAATGTCTCTAATGATTTGACTATCTTCGACATGTGGTGTTTTCTCCAGTGTTGCAGTATCACCATTCATTAAAGCCACATCAAACATTTCAAATGGCTCATCTTGTAGGGATGGCATGTTTACATGAACATCTTTTATATACGCCATTTGGTGTTCCAATTCAGGGAACAGGCTTCCTTCGTTTATATTGTAAAAATCCAACTCCCTTAGAATGTGCTCTTTTGATTCTGCCGGGATTCTAAAGCTGAATTCATCAAATTCGTCCCGAACATTTTTATAGGCTCTTTTTATAATGTATTCTCCAGCCCCCTCTCCTGCGATCTGAATATTATATTGTCCGCAGATCAAAAATGAGCCATTTTGCCTTATCAAACGTTCGTTATTAAGATTTGATAAAACAAAATAGTTGTTCTGAATGATTTCAATGATACTCTTATATCCATTTTTTCTGCAATTGACCGCATCAGCTTTTGAATAGATGCCTTCCTTCTGAAGCTTGTCGAGTAATGTTTCCAACTTGAAGTTTCCTGTTATCTTTTCTGTTGCCAAATAGGACAGAACCTTAATCTCATCATCGTCATATGATTTTCCATACTCCTGCTTAAAATAAACGCGTCCGTCTGTTGGCGGCAACAACGCAGTCTTCCCATCTGAAATCGATATATCTTGATTGGTCTGGCACGCAAAAAACAGAGCAACCAATGGATTTTCTGTAACATCCAATAGTCTTGTTGGCAGTCCGTAATGCTGCAACTTTGCAAGCTTTTCAAACGCCGTCATCGTATCGCCGAAGTCTCTTGGGTTCCGTATGTACGCAGCACGAATCATATCATACTCGTGCGCCAACATTCCGTTACGAAATATTCCCGGCATAACATTCCAATCATAGCTGGCTTGTCCTCGAAAGAAATAATGCTTCGCGCTCTCTTCGGGTTCTACATTAGCCATTTCATTCTTTATCAGCGAAATTCCGTCCAAATAGCCATTCAGATCCCAGACAACCCAACTGTCATGGCTACTGGTTCGTGTTTTGTCTGAATTATCCATGTTATTCCTTCATTTCTTTTATAAACGATAATTTAGCAGCTTAGAGTCGGATGGCAGAGACATCAATCTCGCCGGACATCAACTTGGGCAGTAGCGAGTTGCGAATCGCTTCTAATCGGCAGTTTTCTTCATAATTGGTGCGGATTAACTCATCTATCGGATGTGCGACAGCCTCAAACTGGTCTATTTTGGTCACGAGAGGAACATCAATCGGTATGGCATTGAGTGCATCCCTATTGATAGAGCCAAAGACCGTACCCTCGCCATTGAAAACATTGAGCTGAGACCTGAGCGCAAACATCGTATAGAGGACAAACGAACTGTGACCCGTTTTACTATGAATAGCACCTAAGCCGCGTCCAATGCAGCATCTCTCATACGCCATATTGAGATCACCCACGGGAGCGCGGACGCTGAGAAGGACATCACCAGCCACAGCCATGCGTTTAGGTTCGGTGGTAAAAAGACGCCGTT is part of the Faecalibacterium sp. HTF-F genome and harbors:
- a CDS encoding type I restriction endonuclease subunit R, with the translated sequence MLFNEDTFEQAIIELFENMDYTHIYAPDMNRTDYSRPLLDDVLRDCLVRLNRSLPAVAIDEAILKLNDFDAGSLLQKNIVFMDYLQNGITVKYAVKGEERSSVVKLIDYIDADKNDFYVVNQYTFVENGNNRRPDIILFINGLPLVLIELKSPSKDEVGAENAYNQIRNYMKDIPSMFYYNAVCVISDLSTNKAGTITSGLDRFMEWKTKDGDYENTAYAQFDTFYEGMFQKARLLDILKNFILFSGDGQKPIKILAGYHQYFAVRKAIEKAKIATKTDGKGGVFWHTQGSGKSLSMVFYAHLLQEALDSPTIVVMTDRIDLDDQLYTQFAKCAPFLRQIPVQATSKENLSKLLDGRKANGIIFTTMFKFERGEKPLSERRNIVVMADEAHRGQYGFDEKIVIKENEQGEKEAHTVIGNARIIHDALPNATYIGFTGTPISAKDRNTREVFGDYIDIYDMTQAVEDGATRPVYYESRVIKLHLDQNTLALIDATYDALEQQSDAATIEKSKKMLGQMESVLGAESTIQSLCEDIVNHYEKYRANLLTGKAMIVAYSRPIAMKIYRKLLELRPTWNEKIGVVMTGGNNDPEDWKEIIGTKSHKEELARKFKDNDDPMKIAIVVDMWLTGFDVPSLATMYVYKPMHGYNLMQAIARVNRVFKDKEGGLIVDYVGIASALKAAMKEYTKRDQSRYGDMDIAKVAYPKFQEKLQVCKDLLHGFDFSGFIGGSPLMMAKLVTGGVNFVLDAKAPKRKDLFLREALLLKQSHSLCSSMTTERERHEAAYMEAVRSTVVKITYGGSGGKTLSLKEINAQINELLKASIQSQGVISLFDSKKADENISLFDPAVLDEISKMKEKNIAVEILKKLMAEQVSLYKRTNVVQSQKFSEKITQLMNSYYNGLITNEEVIKELLKTAQEITELYNNGKKLGLTQEELAFYDALTKPENIKDFYQNNELIDLTRELTEMLRKNRTIDWQKKETARASMRKMVKHLLKKYKYPPEDYDTAISTVISQCEMWTDNMVV
- a CDS encoding FRG domain-containing protein; protein product: MDNSDKTRTSSHDSWVVWDLNGYLDGISLIKNEMANVEPEESAKHYFFRGQASYDWNVMPGIFRNGMLAHEYDMIRAAYIRNPRDFGDTMTAFEKLAKLQHYGLPTRLLDVTENPLVALFFACQTNQDISISDGKTALLPPTDGRVYFKQEYGKSYDDDEIKVLSYLATEKITGNFKLETLLDKLQKEGIYSKADAVNCRKNGYKSIIEIIQNNYFVLSNLNNERLIRQNGSFLICGQYNIQIAGEGAGEYIIKRAYKNVRDEFDEFSFRIPAESKEHILRELDFYNINEGSLFPELEHQMAYIKDVHVNMPSLQDEPFEMFDVALMNGDTATLEKTPHVEDSQIIRDILKEKINPILFDECYVAVQESLIPDWYNKEIGQSKARKALADALQKYASMERPMAKTVSKSIIDDIVDAITKELEKNQD